The following nucleotide sequence is from Saccharothrix texasensis.
ACGGGCCCGAACCACCCGCACGCTGCGCAGCTGCCGCAGCCGTTCGAGATCAAGAAGGTCGCCCAGTGACCGAGCACCAGACCGAGGACAACGACGTGACGACCCCTGAGGCCGAGCTCGACGCCGTCGAGACCGACGCCGTGGAGAGCGACGCGGTGGAGACCGACACCGTCGAGGCGGAGGCCCCCGAGGCCGAGGCTGCTGACGCCGAGGCCACCGAAGCCGAGACCGCGGAAGCCGACGCCGACGAGGCCGAGGACGCCGAGGTCGAGGGCACGCCCGTCGTGCGGCACACCCTCAACGCGGGTGCGCACCACCTCGCGCAGACGGTCGGCCGGCGCAAGCAGGCCATCGTCCGCGTGCGGCTCCTGCCCGGCACCGGCAAGTTCACCCTGAACGGGAAGTCGATGGACGACTACTTCCCGAACAAGGTGCACCAGCAGCTCATCCGCGAGCCCCTGGTGACGACGGAGAAGCCGGAGACGTTCGACGTCATCGCGACCCTGCGTGGCGGCGGCACCACCGGCCAGGCCGGTGCGCTGCGCCTCGCGATCGCGCGTGCGCTGATCGCCGTCGACTCCGAGGACCGCCCGGTGCTGAAGAAGGCCGGCTTCCTCACCCGTGACCCCCGGGTCAAGGAGCGGAAGAAGTACGGTCTCAAGAAGGCCCGCAAGGCGCCTCAGTACAGCAAGCGCTGACCTTTCCCTGGTCGAGCGAGCACCACCCTGCGGGAGCAGTCAGTTCTTCGTCGAACTGCTGCTCCCGCAGTGTTTTACCCCCTGTTGCCCGGTGTGCATGGAGGTCACGGCGATCATGGCTCGGCTGTTCGGCACTGACGGCGTACGCGGTCTCGCCAACGCGGACCTGACCCCGGAACTCGCGCTGTCCATCGCCGCCTCGGCGGCACGGGTGCTGGCCGAGCACGACCGCTCGCACCGCCCGGTCGCGGTCGTCGGCCGCGACCCGCGGGCCAGCGGCGAGATGCTGGAGGCGGCCGTGGTGGCCGGCCTCACATCGGCGGGCGCGGACGTGCTGCGGGCGGGCGTGCTGCCGACGCCGGCGGTCGCCTACCTGGTGTCGGCGCTCGGCGCGGACGTCGGCGTGATGATCTCCGCCTCGCACAACCCCATGCCCGACAACGGCATCAAGCTGTTCGCCGCGGGCGGGCACAAGCTGCCCGACGCGGTCGAGGACGAGATCGAGCAGAAGCTCGGCGACCGCGACCACCGCCCGACCGGCGCGGGCATCGGCCGGGTCCGCGACATCGAGGACGCCGAGGGCCAGTACGTGCAGCACCTGCTGAAGGTGACGCCGCACCGCCTGGACGGCCTCAAGGTCGTGGTGGACTGCGCGAACGGCGCCGCGTCCGTGGCCGCGCCGGACGCCTACCGCCGCGCGGGCGCCGAGGTCGTGGAGATCCACACCGCGCCGGACGGGCTCAACATCAACGACGACTGCGGTTCCAACCACGTCGCGAAGCTGCGTGCCGCCGTGGTCGAGCACGGCGCCCACCTCGGCATCGCGCACGACGGCGACGCGGACCGCTGCGTCGCGGTCGACGCCGACGGCAACGACCTCGACGGCGACCAGGTCATGGCGGTGCTGGCGCTGGGCATGAAGGAAGCCGGCGAGCTGACCGACGACACGCTGGTCGCGACCGTGATGAGCAACCTCGGCCTGCACCTGGCGATGCGCGAGCACGGCATCGCCCTCAAGACCACCGCGGTCGGCGACCGCTACGTGCTGGAGGAGCTGCGCGCCGGCGGGTTCGCGCTGGGCGGCGAGCAGTCCGGGCACGTGATCCTCCCGGCGCACGCCACCACCGGCGACGGCCTGCTGACCGCGTTGCGGCTGATGTCGCGGATGGCGGAGACCGGCAAGCCGCTGGCCGAGCTCGCGGGCGTGATGCGCCGGCTGCCGCAGGTGCTGATCAACGTGGTCGTCGGCGACAAGGCGGCCGTGGCGAAGGACCCGGCCGTCGACGAGGCGGTCGCCGCCGTGACGGCCGAGCTCGGCGACACCGGCCGGGTGCTGCTGCGCCCGTCCGGCACCGAGCAGCTGGTGCGGGTCATGGTCGAGGCGGCCACGCCCGAACTCGCGGAGTCCGCCGCGCAGCGGCTCGCCGGTGTGGTTTCCTCGGTGCACTGACGCGCGAGTCGTTCGGGGGTTCGGGGATGGGCAACATCGGTTTCGTCGAGATGGCGATCATCGCGGTGGTGCTGATCGGCATCGTCGTGGGGATCGTGGTGCTGGTGAAGAAGAGCGGCGGCAAGCAGGCCTCCCGCCCCTACCAGGGTCAACCTCCTGGTCAGCCGTATCCCGGTCAGCCCTACCCGGGCCAACCGCACCCCGGTCAACCGCACCCGGGTCAGCCCTACCCGGGTCAGCCCTACCCAGGACAACCGCACCCGGGCCAGCAGTTCCCGGGCCGGCCGGGTCAGCCGGGCGGCCAGTACCCACCCCACGGTCACCAGCCGCCCCAGCCGCCGACCGGCCCGCCGCAGCCGCCGACCGGCCCGCCGCCGCAGGGCTGACGTCCGCACGCCGTTCACACCTGCAAGGACCAGGCCGGAACCGCCGCCGGGCGGCCCGCCGCCCTGCCACCATGGGAACCGCACGCCGAAGCGTCGCGTCGAAAAGGGGCGAGTCGTCGAGTTGGGTCGTGGCCTCCGGGCCGCGGAGGGGAGTGAAGCGCCGTGGCCGGTTACGGCACCAGTACCGAGGCGATGCAAAAAGCCTCGAAGGGCATTTCCGATGCGGCGAAGGAGACCGCCGACGGGCTGAAGGACGTCGGCCAGACCCAGACGATCGCCCGTGATTTCGGTGAAGCGCACCAGCAGCACTTCACCAATTACAAGACGGGGATCGACAACTTCGGCAAGGGCATCGCGAACATGACCAGCGTGCTCGGCGGATTCGCCGGGAAGATCGCTTCCGGCGCCTCGACCTACGGCGATGTCGAATCCTCCAACGCCGCTGACCTGGGGAGCCAGTACTGATGGCCGATCCGGGCTGGAACGACATCAAGGCCGTTCTCGACGACCCGAACGTGTCGGAGGACAAGAAGGCGGAGCTCATGCACGCCTACGTGTCCGAGACCGCGCCGTGGAACATCCCCGACGAGGCGAACACCTACAAGGACCGCTACGACACCTCCAGCCTGTGGGACTGGGGTGACGGCGCGTCCCGCGACGACGGCCTGAAGAACCGCTACGACGAGGCCAAGGCCGAAGGCGAGTCCAACAGCTACAACTCGCAGGAGCAGACCAAGGCCGTCAACGACGGCCAGGCGCAGCTCGACGCGACGCGGCCGCCGACCTCGTCCGGCGCGGGCGTGAAGCTGTCCGACGAGCTGTTCGACGCGGGCCAGGCCGGGCTGAAGGTGTTCCAGAAGTTCGAGGGCATCTGGAACAACCGGCCCGGCGACTGCATCGGCAACACGACCGCGCTCAACTTCGCCGAGCAGATCCAGAAGCCCTACGACGAGCAGCGCGGGATCAACTTCCACAAGCTGCTGATGGAAGCCGACGAGTTCACCACCGCCAAGTCCAAGATCGACGAGATGAAGTCGGACGTGGACGGGCAGCTCAAGGGCCTGTACGGCGAGTGGGAGGGCCAAGCGGCCACCAAGTCCCACGAGCACTACACCGGCAAGATCGCGCCGAAGATCAC
It contains:
- the rpsI gene encoding 30S ribosomal protein S9 yields the protein MTEHQTEDNDVTTPEAELDAVETDAVESDAVETDTVEAEAPEAEAADAEATEAETAEADADEAEDAEVEGTPVVRHTLNAGAHHLAQTVGRRKQAIVRVRLLPGTGKFTLNGKSMDDYFPNKVHQQLIREPLVTTEKPETFDVIATLRGGGTTGQAGALRLAIARALIAVDSEDRPVLKKAGFLTRDPRVKERKKYGLKKARKAPQYSKR
- the glmM gene encoding phosphoglucosamine mutase — translated: MARLFGTDGVRGLANADLTPELALSIAASAARVLAEHDRSHRPVAVVGRDPRASGEMLEAAVVAGLTSAGADVLRAGVLPTPAVAYLVSALGADVGVMISASHNPMPDNGIKLFAAGGHKLPDAVEDEIEQKLGDRDHRPTGAGIGRVRDIEDAEGQYVQHLLKVTPHRLDGLKVVVDCANGAASVAAPDAYRRAGAEVVEIHTAPDGLNINDDCGSNHVAKLRAAVVEHGAHLGIAHDGDADRCVAVDADGNDLDGDQVMAVLALGMKEAGELTDDTLVATVMSNLGLHLAMREHGIALKTTAVGDRYVLEELRAGGFALGGEQSGHVILPAHATTGDGLLTALRLMSRMAETGKPLAELAGVMRRLPQVLINVVVGDKAAVAKDPAVDEAVAAVTAELGDTGRVLLRPSGTEQLVRVMVEAATPELAESAAQRLAGVVSSVH